From one Drosophila subpulchrella strain 33 F10 #4 breed RU33 chromosome 3L, RU_Dsub_v1.1 Primary Assembly, whole genome shotgun sequence genomic stretch:
- the LOC119554948 gene encoding kalirin isoform X3, whose translation MCNNNSSDYGHYRQLDKMAENGFQYENATAEPGTTAAGFCDNNNVTSNPNSQPKYNTLEMKRSSAPTHSRPKSMRKLLKSISLRVTDSGSESSPALHHQQSLGGFTCVCCDNSDSAQGKQKTSERRYSFLKEIRNRRNWLPLINRKGTDKPPNSKPLVKKPSEKNLRTPQKHAEELAEQQNQQPGGSPATVVPSPQFPSSTAQHPGAGGDYEPDEEAGLELPPPMKPIQEPHLIANGPPTFAKDAKESSGNMASTGKMDGNPLSEIEEIVKTTTEQHESNSRVDGGGGAENASTNGHGRSHDNNDEGHAALSDKAAALKKRQCVFAELMSTEETYVQDLSDVVNGYMTEINNANSDIPMPEDLKGGKMKLVFNNIKDIYEWHKDFFSRALRNCQNSPADLGPLIKRSATKFALYYTYCSNKPLSEYIVSAHYQYFDCIRQKLRHRLDLSNLIIKPVQRITKYELLIKEIIKATEAAGLQKEVPMLQEAYQQMKVVVKTVNDMMVVLRSLQDFDGEITAQGSLLMQGPMNCLVDAAQRQRELQVFLFQQIIIFADIEKTRNQFASPIFKYRSHIQLNHMQMKELGDCRFQIRSTDPKIPEMTIICEAGSNYAAWVDMLNKILQQQNDLIFMLSNPLSTKNK comes from the exons AtgtgcaacaacaacagcagtgACTACGGCCACTACAGGCAGTTAGATAAGATGGCCGAAAACGGTTTCCAATATGAAAATGCCACCGCCGAACCAGGAACAACCGCCGCCGGTTTTTGCGATAATAACAATGTGACTTCGAATCCTAATTCGCAACCCAAGTACAATACGCTAGAAATGAAACGCAGTTCGGCGCCCACTCATTCGCGACCCAAATCGATGCGCAAGTTGCTGAAGTCCATTTCACTGAGGGTCACCGATAGCGGAAGCGAATCCTCCCCGGCTCTGCATCACCAGCAATCCCTGGGCGGATTCACCTGTGTCTGCTGTGATAATAGTGATAGTGCCCAGGGAAAGCAAAAAACCTCCGAGCGACGCTACTCCTTCTTGAAGGAAATCAGAAACCG GCGCAACTGGCTGCCGTTGATAAATCGCAAGGGAACGGACAAGCCGCCAAACAGCAAACCGCTGGTGAAGAAGCCCTCGGAGAAAAACCTGAGA ACACCGCAGAAGCACGCCGAGGAGCTGGCCGAGCAGCAGAACCAGCAGCCAGGTGGCAGTCCCGCCACCGTGGTGCCATCCCCGCAATTCCCCAGCTCCACAGCCCAGCATCCGGGAGCGGGCGGGGACTACGAGCCGGACGAGGAGGCCGGCCTGGAGCTGCCGCCGCCCATGAAGCCCATCCAGGAGCCGCACCTGATTGCCAACGGACCGCCCACCTTTGCCAAGGACGCCAAGGAGAGCTCCGGCAACATG GCCAGCACCGGCAAAATGGATGGCAATCCACTATCGGAAATAGAAGAAATTGTCAAGACGACAACG GAGCAACACGAGTCGAACAGTCGCGTGGACGGAGGTGGAGGAGCGGAAAACGCCAGCACCAATGGTCATGGACGCTCCCACGACAACAATGATGAG GGCCACGCTGCGCTCTCGGACAAAGCAGCTGCTCTGAAGAAGCGGCAATGCGTCTTCGCGGAGCTGATGTCCACGGAGGAGACCTATGTGCAGGACCTCAGTGACGTCGTCAATGG TTACATGACAGAGATCAACAACGCGAACAGTGATATTCCCATGCCCGAGGATTTGAAGGGTGGCAAGATGAAGTTGGTCTTCAACAACATCAAGGACATCTACGAGTGGCACAAGGA CTTCTTTTCGAGGGCCCTGCGCAACTGTCAAAATTCGCCTGCGGATCTGGGACCGCTCATTAAGCGGTCGGCCACCAAGTTCGCTCTGTACTACACCTATTGCAGTAACAAACCGCTGTCTGAGTATATAGTCAGCGCCCACTATCAGTATTTCGATTGCATACGCCAGAAGCTGCGACATCGGCTGGAT CTGAGCAACCTGATCATCAAGCCGGTGCAGCGAATCACCAAGTACGAGCTGCTGATCAAGGAGATCATCAAGGCCACAGAGGCAGCCGGGCTGCAAAAGGAGGTGCCCATGCTGCAGGAGGCCTACCAGCAGATGAAGGTGGTGGTCAAGACGGTCAACGACATGATGGTGGTGCTGCGCAGCCTGCAGGACTTCGATGGAGAGATCACCGCCCAGGGCAGCCTGCTGATGCAGGGACCCATGAACTGCCTGGTGGATGCGGCCCAGAGGCAGCGCGAGCTGCAGGTGTTCCTCTTCCAGCAGATCATCATCTTTGCCGATATCGAGAAGACCAGAAACCAGTTTGCCAGTCCCATATTCAAGTACCGATCGCACATACAG CTCAATCACATGCAAATGAAGGAACTGGGCGACTGCCGCTTTCAAATCCGGTCGACCGACCCAAAGATCCCCGAGATGACGATCATCTGCGAGGCGGGGTCGAACTACGCGGCGTGGGTAGACATGCTGAACAAGATCCTGCAGCAGCAGAACGACCTCATCTTCATGCTCTCCAATCCCCTGTCAACCAAAAACAAGTAG
- the LOC119554948 gene encoding kalirin isoform X4, whose amino-acid sequence MSCFFRLFASTGKMDGNPLSEIEEIVKTTTEQHESNSRVDGGGGAENASTNGHGRSHDNNDEGHAALSDKAAALKKRQCVFAELMSTEETYVQDLSDVVNGYMTEINNANSDIPMPEDLKGGKMKLVFNNIKDIYEWHKDFFSRALRNCQNSPADLGPLIKRSATKFALYYTYCSNKPLSEYIVSAHYQYFDCIRQKLRHRLDLSNLIIKPVQRITKYELLIKEIIKATEAAGLQKEVPMLQEAYQQMKVVVKTVNDMMVVLRSLQDFDGEITAQGSLLMQGPMNCLVDAAQRQRELQVFLFQQIIIFADIEKTRNQFASPIFKYRSHIQLNHMQMKELGDCRFQIRSTDPKIPEMTIICEAGSNYAAWVDMLNKILQQQNDLIFMLSNPLSTKNK is encoded by the exons ATGAGCTGTTTCTTCCGCTTATTT GCCAGCACCGGCAAAATGGATGGCAATCCACTATCGGAAATAGAAGAAATTGTCAAGACGACAACG GAGCAACACGAGTCGAACAGTCGCGTGGACGGAGGTGGAGGAGCGGAAAACGCCAGCACCAATGGTCATGGACGCTCCCACGACAACAATGATGAG GGCCACGCTGCGCTCTCGGACAAAGCAGCTGCTCTGAAGAAGCGGCAATGCGTCTTCGCGGAGCTGATGTCCACGGAGGAGACCTATGTGCAGGACCTCAGTGACGTCGTCAATGG TTACATGACAGAGATCAACAACGCGAACAGTGATATTCCCATGCCCGAGGATTTGAAGGGTGGCAAGATGAAGTTGGTCTTCAACAACATCAAGGACATCTACGAGTGGCACAAGGA CTTCTTTTCGAGGGCCCTGCGCAACTGTCAAAATTCGCCTGCGGATCTGGGACCGCTCATTAAGCGGTCGGCCACCAAGTTCGCTCTGTACTACACCTATTGCAGTAACAAACCGCTGTCTGAGTATATAGTCAGCGCCCACTATCAGTATTTCGATTGCATACGCCAGAAGCTGCGACATCGGCTGGAT CTGAGCAACCTGATCATCAAGCCGGTGCAGCGAATCACCAAGTACGAGCTGCTGATCAAGGAGATCATCAAGGCCACAGAGGCAGCCGGGCTGCAAAAGGAGGTGCCCATGCTGCAGGAGGCCTACCAGCAGATGAAGGTGGTGGTCAAGACGGTCAACGACATGATGGTGGTGCTGCGCAGCCTGCAGGACTTCGATGGAGAGATCACCGCCCAGGGCAGCCTGCTGATGCAGGGACCCATGAACTGCCTGGTGGATGCGGCCCAGAGGCAGCGCGAGCTGCAGGTGTTCCTCTTCCAGCAGATCATCATCTTTGCCGATATCGAGAAGACCAGAAACCAGTTTGCCAGTCCCATATTCAAGTACCGATCGCACATACAG CTCAATCACATGCAAATGAAGGAACTGGGCGACTGCCGCTTTCAAATCCGGTCGACCGACCCAAAGATCCCCGAGATGACGATCATCTGCGAGGCGGGGTCGAACTACGCGGCGTGGGTAGACATGCTGAACAAGATCCTGCAGCAGCAGAACGACCTCATCTTCATGCTCTCCAATCCCCTGTCAACCAAAAACAAGTAG